Proteins encoded by one window of Rutidosis leptorrhynchoides isolate AG116_Rl617_1_P2 chromosome 7, CSIRO_AGI_Rlap_v1, whole genome shotgun sequence:
- the LOC139860416 gene encoding uncharacterized protein: MYTDTGSEVDVLYVHFLSQFPKCVSRKMRHFNAIISRFTGSTEEPVGKLKETVTVGTQPYLRSEVINFYVVKSVTATNVILGRNFFRKFNAITSTAHGLLKFPTRKGVATVKSTRQPFPIKGNTQVTRSTTARKTPHILEEKTCVSA, translated from the coding sequence ATGTACACTGACACCGGGAGTGAGGTTGATGTCTTGTATGTCCATTTCCTTTCCCAATTCCCAAAATGTGTCAGTAGAAAAATGAGACACTTCAACGCCATCATCTCTAGATTTACGGGCTCTACTGAAGAACCCGTAGGAAAACTAAAGGAAACGGTGACGGTAGGCACACAGCCCTACCTCCGTAGTGAAGTCATTAACTTTTATGTGGTCAAATCTGTGACCGCCACAAATGTGATCTTGGGAAGAAACTTCTTCAGAAAATTCAATGCCATAACCTCCACCGCTCATGGCTTGCTTAAATTTCCAACCCGGAAAGGTGTGGCTACAGTCAAATCCACCCGACAGCCTTTCCCGATAAAAGGCAATACTCAAGTCACACGAAGCACCACAGCAAGGAAGACACCACACATCTTGGAAGAAAAAACGTGTGTCAGTGCTTAA